CGGGCATTATTGGCCTTGTTGAGCCTCTTGGGTTTGAACGCTCATCCCTGCGCACCAAAGAAGAAGCTTTAAATGGGATTGAGGGAGTAGGCGGTGCCAATGTATTTAAAATTGTGCATGATACTTTTCATCATCATTTGGCGCAGGAAACTAGTTTTTTTGCGGAACATACAGGAATTATTCATATTTCAGGCGTCGTTAATCCAACCGTAAGCATTAATGAAATGGAAGATGAGCATCGCGTTATGGTCGATTGCAAGGACCGCCTTGGCACTGTTGAGCAGATAAAGTCTCTTCTAGAACTTGGATATGGAGGCCCCATTTCGATGGAATGCTTTTCCCCTGAAATCCACAAATCGTCATGCATAGCAGAGATGTTGCAGTCATCCTTTAGCTTTGTCACAGACAGGCTCGTT
The nucleotide sequence above comes from Rhodobacteraceae bacterium Araon29. Encoded proteins:
- a CDS encoding TIM barrel protein, whose protein sequence is MHFSINHMTAPNLEWLDFLKLADEVGVEGVEFRNDLSTPLFSGSPPEKVAAALKKTGLRCFGLSQVYPFNSYSDEISLAVKSLIESAKAYGAQSISLIPRNDGTGKGTRERQTNLRLALREIKPMLEEAGIIGLVEPLGFERSSLRTKEEALNGIEGVGGANVFKIVHDTFHHHLAQETSFFAEHTGIIHISGVVNPTVSINEMEDEHRVMVDCKDRLGTVEQIKSLLELGYGGPISMECFSPEIHKSSCIAEMLQSSFSFVTDRLVYA